In Trichomycterus rosablanca isolate fTriRos1 chromosome 4, fTriRos1.hap1, whole genome shotgun sequence, one DNA window encodes the following:
- the cnpy4 gene encoding protein canopy 4 — MEVLALCLVLMLTLAVAEHEERLPNKCEVCKFLTVELQTTLEKTGRSREVLEVGEVLDTGKRRRKIKYNTSETRLTEAVDNICEGILQYHVHAERPGSLRYAKGTSQTMSTLKNLVDKGVKVELGVPYELWDEPSIEVADLKRQCETMLEEYEEVVEDWYFHHQEERLERFLCEAHVLKNSDSECLKEVWKGDLGFKSSVKNPESKNEKDEQAHDVGEL, encoded by the exons ATGGAGGTTTTAGCTTTAtgtttggttttaatgttaaccCTCGCTGTAGCGGAGCATGAAGAGCGTCTTCCTAATAAATGTGAAG TGTGTAAGTTTTTGACAGTAGAACTGCAGACAACACTGGAAAAGACCGGTCGCTCCAGAGAGGTTCTGGAGGTTGGGGAGGTGCTGGACACTGGAAAACGCAGACGCAAAATCAAGTACAACACCTC GGAAACAAGATTGACGGAAGCTGTGGACAACATCTGTGAGGGAATACTACAGTACCACGTCCATGCTGAGAGACCAGGGAGCCTTCGATATGCTAag GGCACGAGTCAGACCATGAGCACCTTGAAGAACCTGGTTGATAAGGGAGTAAAAGTAGAGCTGGGTGTTCCTTATGAGCTCTGGGATGAGCCGTCGATAGAGGTGGCAGACCTGAAAAGACAG TGTGAGACCATGTTGGAGGAATATGAGGAGGTGGTAGAGGACTGGTACTTTCATCACCAGGAGGAACGACTGGAGAGGTTCCTTTGTGAAGCTCATGTCCTAAAAAACTCTGACTCAG AATGTCTGAAGGAGGTATGGAAGGGTGACTTGGGGTTTAAAAGCTCAGTGAAGAACCCAGAGAGCAAGAATGAGAAAGATGAACAAGCACATGATGTAGGAGAACTTTGA